From Flavobacterium sp. J372, one genomic window encodes:
- a CDS encoding DUF1801 domain-containing protein, with the protein MQYLDAKNADEYFEAIPEERRAAMKKLREVIVKNLPEGFSESMGYGMLGWGVPHSIYPAGYHCDPKQPLPFLGIASQKNFIALYHMGIYADKDLHDWFVGEYPKYVKTKLDMGKSCIRFKKPESIPFDLIGELVTKMTVQQWIDRYEANLKR; encoded by the coding sequence ATGCAATACCTTGACGCTAAAAACGCTGATGAATATTTTGAAGCTATTCCTGAAGAAAGAAGGGCGGCTATGAAAAAACTGCGGGAAGTAATAGTAAAAAATCTACCAGAGGGCTTTAGCGAGAGCATGGGGTATGGCATGCTGGGCTGGGGCGTACCACATTCAATCTATCCGGCAGGTTATCATTGCGACCCAAAGCAGCCGTTGCCTTTTTTGGGCATAGCATCTCAAAAGAATTTTATTGCACTGTACCACATGGGCATTTATGCCGACAAAGACCTTCATGATTGGTTTGTAGGAGAATATCCAAAATATGTGAAGACTAAGCTTGATATGGGTAAGAGCTGTATCCGCTTTAAAAAGCCGGAGAGTATTCCGTTTGACCTTATAGGCGAACTTGTTACCAAAATGACTGTACAGCAGTGGATAGACCGATATGAAGCTAACCTGAAACGCTGA
- a CDS encoding serine hydrolase domain-containing protein, with protein MKKMTPGMQILAARNGKVFYQKSFGYHTYDKRDMKVKNSDVYDVASLTKILATLPNIMQLYDKGLLKLDDKLGNILPEFANTDKGRILR; from the coding sequence ATGAAAAAAATGACACCCGGTATGCAGATACTGGCTGCGAGAAACGGAAAGGTATTCTACCAAAAATCATTTGGCTACCATACTTATGACAAAAGAGATATGAAGGTGAAGAACAGTGACGTATATGATGTGGCTTCGCTGACAAAGATACTGGCAACACTACCGAACATTATGCAGTTGTATGATAAAGGCCTGCTTAAGCTTGACGATAAACTTGGCAACATTTTACCGGAGTTTGCTAATACAGATAAAGGAAGAATATTACGGTAA
- a CDS encoding serine hydrolase — MYLQKGNYGNKQYFSSKTFDTFNTCWECKSGNRRGLGFDKPQLEKSGPTCGCVSKSSFGHTGFTGTMAWADPESGIVYVFLSNRTYPEAGENKLSKENIREDIQRVLQEAIIK, encoded by the coding sequence ATGTACCTGCAGAAGGGTAACTACGGGAATAAGCAGTATTTTTCTTCAAAAACATTTGATACATTTAACACATGCTGGGAATGCAAATCAGGTAACAGGCGCGGGCTTGGTTTTGATAAGCCACAGCTTGAAAAATCAGGGCCAACGTGTGGATGTGTTTCAAAGTCAAGCTTTGGGCATACCGGTTTTACAGGCACTATGGCATGGGCTGACCCGGAGAGCGGAATTGTGTATGTGTTCCTGAGTAACCGTACCTATCCTGAAGCAGGCGAAAACAAACTATCAAAAGAAAATATTCGAGAAGATATACAACGGGTTCTACAAGAAGCGATTATCAAGTAG
- a CDS encoding protease complex subunit PrcB family protein — protein MKNLVIAFTVILFAACNAGKDSKTKDNQADKSAASSISYEILKQEEYGGREIEGNVVVKTQAELNSLYSQLGIGTAPVVDFSKQAVIALFMGQKNSGGYSIGIENVTDDGKSVTVTIKEIA, from the coding sequence ATGAAAAACTTAGTTATAGCATTTACTGTAATTTTATTTGCTGCCTGCAATGCAGGTAAAGATTCTAAAACAAAAGATAATCAGGCAGATAAGTCTGCAGCATCATCTATTAGCTATGAAATTCTGAAGCAGGAAGAATACGGTGGCAGGGAAATTGAGGGTAATGTAGTTGTGAAAACCCAGGCTGAACTCAATAGTTTATACAGCCAACTTGGAATTGGCACTGCGCCTGTAGTTGACTTTTCAAAACAGGCTGTCATAGCATTGTTTATGGGACAAAAGAACAGCGGTGGCTATAGTATCGGTATTGAAAATGTTACAGACGATGGCAAAAGTGTAACAGTTACAATAAAAGAAATCGCCTGA
- a CDS encoding endonuclease/exonuclease/phosphatase family protein — translation MIINKINAVNTKNYSIILTGDFNLEDSAESIKLLSAQLHDSKLHALQKHGPEGTFNAFKFDKPVITRIDYIFTSPNVTVNKYAVLSDSDHCRYPSDHLPVYTELDIK, via the coding sequence TTGATTATCAATAAAATAAACGCAGTAAATACTAAAAACTACTCAATTATTCTCACGGGCGATTTTAATCTTGAAGATTCTGCCGAAAGTATTAAACTATTGTCGGCACAACTGCATGATTCTAAACTACATGCGTTGCAAAAGCACGGGCCTGAAGGCACATTTAATGCTTTTAAATTCGATAAACCCGTTATTACGAGGATAGATTACATTTTTACGTCTCCAAATGTAACAGTAAACAAATATGCCGTTCTAAGCGATTCAGACCATTGCAGGTATCCAAGCGATCACCTGCCGGTTTATACCGAACTGGATATCAAATAA
- a CDS encoding S41 family peptidase, with protein sequence MALYAAGLNLYRREKTNYTGKLVVMAGHWTGSMGEGMVIGFDAMRRAKITGTKMAGLLGAIYTYRMKNTNIGYQIPIEGMYHVNDTPREDFMPKYITANSSETFAKALSLAR encoded by the coding sequence ATGGCACTGTACGCAGCTGGGTTGAATTTGTATCGCCGAGAAAAAACAAACTACACAGGAAAACTTGTAGTGATGGCAGGCCATTGGACGGGCAGCATGGGCGAAGGCATGGTAATTGGGTTTGACGCCATGAGACGCGCAAAAATAACGGGTACGAAAATGGCGGGTCTGCTTGGGGCAATTTACACCTACCGGATGAAAAACACAAACATCGGTTACCAGATTCCCATCGAAGGCATGTACCATGTTAATGATACGCCACGAGAAGATTTTATGCCAAAATATATCACAGCCAATTCTTCAGAAACTTTTGCGAAAGCTCTATCACTCGCCAGATAG